A region of [Bacteroides] pectinophilus DNA encodes the following proteins:
- a CDS encoding PC4/YdbC family ssDNA-binding protein, producing the protein MGILSESAKGWKKELNMISWNGVAEKYDIHDWAPEHEKMGKGITLSQEEAEALYELLGKTLKK; encoded by the coding sequence ATAGGAATACTTTCAGAAAGTGCCAAAGGTTGGAAAAAAGAATTAAATATGATTTCATGGAATGGAGTTGCAGAAAAATATGATATTCATGACTGGGCACCAGAACATGAAAAAATGGGAAAAGGAATTACTTTATCTCAAGAAGAGGCAGAAGCTCTGTATGAGTTACTGGGTAAAACTCTAAAAAAATAG